One Setaria viridis chromosome 3, Setaria_viridis_v4.0, whole genome shotgun sequence DNA window includes the following coding sequences:
- the LOC117847376 gene encoding glycine-rich RNA-binding protein 4, mitochondrial — MALANKLGGLLKKATSSNPSIYQAIRCMSSSKLFVGGLSYGTDDQGLKNAFTRYGQVIEARVIMDRESGRSRGFGFVTYTSTEEASAAITAMDGSDLDGRNIRVNHATERTGGFRGSGGGGYGGGGGYGGGYGGGGGGGYGGNYGNRGGGGYGGGVAGGDEGNFAAGGSNNFGNSFGGDSGFGGNPAGGFGAANGSPGGDEFSPSFSGNKNDEIMDDMFKDDEPDNYADKRA; from the exons ATGGCGCTGGCTAACAAGCTTGGTGGTCTGCTCAAGAAAGCCACTAGTTCAAATCCTTCTATCTATCAAGCAATCAGATGCATGTCATCATCCAAGCTCTTTGTTGGAG GGCTTTCTTATGGTACCGATGATCAAGGTCTCAAAAATGCTTTTACCAGATATGGACAGGTTATTGAAG CTAGGGTTATCATGGATCGTGAGTCTGGGAGGTCTAGAGGTTTTGGCTTTGTAACTTACACATCAACTGAGGAGGCTTCAGCTGCCATCACAGCAATGGATGGATCG GATCTCGATGGAAGGAACATTAGGGTTAACCATGCTACGGAGAGAACAGGTGGCTTCCGgggcagcggtggtggtggctatggcggcggtggcgggtacGGTGGTGGttatggtggtggcggtggtgggggcTATGGTGGCAACTATGGTAACAGGGGTGGTGGTGGCTATGGGGGTGGAGTTGCAGGTGGAGATGAGGGCAATTTTGCTGCTGGAGGAAGCAACAATTTTGGTAACAGCTTTGGTGGTGACAGTGGGTTTGGTGGAAACCCTGCTGGTGGATTTGGTGCTGCCAATGGCTCCCCTGGTGGTGACGAGTTCTCTCCCAGCTTCAGCGGCAACAAGAACGACGAAATCATGGATGACATGTTCAAGGATGACGAGCCTGACAACTACGCCGACAAAAGGGCCTAG